The window ggaaaaaggaaaagataaaaattaaattaatgagggataatttaaaaatataaatttattataaGGTTATATTTATCTTAAACAAATTAATTTTCTGcttctaatttttgaaaaaaagctAGAATTTTGATTTCTACGGAAAAGCAGAAAAACTGTAAACAGACTTATGTCTAAACTTGAAACCAGTTTGTTTTACAGCTCACATAGAGGGAGTTTGTAACAATATTCCTTTAATTATCAACCACATTTTCATATCTACGCGCTTTTCCATTTTCCGAGATAAGCTCATCTGAATCAAAAGTCTATGGGCCCGTTTGGACAAGAAATTTAtcctttttttcaaaatcaaaatttaAAACAATGTTTGATTATGAAATTTTTGCAAATTTTCAAATCCAACTTGACAATGCATTTTCGGATTTAAAAACCTGGTGCAGTTTTTCAATTGGAAAATTAGAAAGTTAGTATTTTTAAATCTTACAATTTTAccctatattttttaaatttataaaagaaTCTTAATCAGTTATTAAACCTAGGTAACACCTACAACTACCCACCATCTAATTGATTGACTTTGGACTATATTTTGACATCTACGATTGAGATCTACAATTTATACTACTATAACTTTTATTAGAGATTGTTCGTACAGTTAAACAAACTTTTATTAGAGATTGTTCGTACAGTtaatgtttgattgtttgtttCAAGGAGGATAATCAAGCCGGAgtgattttaatattttttacaaattatgGGGTATAAAtcatatttcatgattttaaaaaatacatccaaatatgttgcaaaaattataaccaaacataactttatcttcaaatcaaattttcttgaaattccaaatttgaaaaaaaatcttGGAATTTATGTCCAAAAGCCTACTAAAATTTGTTTTCCCACACAAGGTATTCGGTATCTATATTGAAACCCCACTATATTCGGATTCGCCCCATATAAGGCCCCATTCGGAAAGAGCTCCTTACATTTTCATATCAACACAATTTTCCATTCTCCGAGATAAGCTCATGGAGTTGAATCAAAAGTCTAAAAGTTGATTTCCCACCTGGTGTCATCTATCCGCATTGTAGCCCGATTATATCCGAATTCTCACTGTATAGGTCCTTATTCGAGGAAAGAGCTCCCGACTAAGCATTTTTTTATATACAGAAGTCGGACCCAATACCTTTGGTCGAGGGAAGAGCATCCCATCCTCTGAGCCACATCTTTGGCGGTAACCTGCTTTCCTTTTCGTTTCATTGCTAATCTGAGTACCAGTTCTATGGGAGCAGttgagaaaattctttcttttCCTAATCCTTCCAAACAAACAACATTTTCTACTACTAGTTGATTGTCACTTGATTTTAAAATCCAAAGGTTAGGATCATTTAAAAATACTACTACTATTAACAAAAACGAGTTAGCTAGATCACAATTACAATTAAATCCTAGTAAACATTAGTAAAAGACCTTATtgatttatgaaatggggaattaATAATggtatgaagttttttcttcagcATATCTGAAGAAAACAGTAATTACCACCTTTGGAATTTAACTACAACTATCAATCAATCAAAATGTGTaaacaaacaaaaattaaaattactgAAAAAGAAACTTTTCTTACGACTCAAAATATGCTTGATTCTGGGTAAGAAGTTGATTTCTGCCAATTTCCAACCTCTTCAATACTCTGTCAATACTGATATCAAATGCATCTTTAACACTTCCTAAATCTTCACCTGATCTTGCATAAACAAACTTGGGAAGAAGATTAATCAAAGTTTCTCTCATTTCTTTAACTTTATCTTTATGAAAACTTTCCAATACCTTTAAAATCAAACTCCCATTTGTAGCTCTCACATCTCTATTATCAATAAACACTGTATAACTCTCCGGCATCCACGGCAAATGCCATTCATATTGACCTTTAAATGttcctttccaaaaataaaccGGAATTGAACCGGCCAACATACAGTCAAACATTGACCGCCTAGTCAACCCATCTCCTCTTGGCTGTAAACAGAAATCTGAACCAAGAAACGTCTCCATTATCGCCGTAGCTCCGTCGGAACAGATCCCGGTGGCGCAATCAACCGCCCCACAGTAATCTTCCTCGCTTTTACAGTAATCCATTAATACCCCTCGGAAATCATTCTTGATTTTCTCACGCTTAGCTCCAACGAATGAAAACAGCTTCGTACGTTTGTAGCTACGAATGTAATTCTGCCATTGTATTATGTCGGATTCTGATCTTGGGTGAAACGCtgtaggataaggaacactttcTTCTAAATTATCGTTCTGATGTTTCTCAACTGATAAACGAAACACGTGCCTCATTAGTGGCATGTGAAGTAATTTCGAACCCCAATCTGCATCATTATCAGTTAATCTACGAAAATCCCAAGTTAATCTACTAAGCATAATAAAATGGTCAACTCCTTTATTTCTAGTGAAAGTTGGTTGTTCTTTTAACCAATCAAGAAGCATTTCACTTTTTCGATCTCGATCTTTAGCTGAATAATTGAATAAGAATTTACCAATATCAAGCCCAGCGTAAAACGGGATGTAAAACCCTTTTGCTTTTTCTGGATCTAAAGTCCTACACTTGTGGCTCAACATTCTGTTATGAAAAATAACCTCAGCAGAATACATGTCAGTCCAGTACCAAGCTGGAGTGAGATTTCTTGGTACAACGTGTTCGAGCCCAGTAGCTTTGGTTCCAAACCCACCATTCGAAACTGCGCCGCAGCCGCGGTCTGACTCGTGACATTGGTCTATGAGCTCTTTGTTGAAAGCTGGGGGAAGATCGTAGACGTAAACGTAACCGGATTGGCAGTCGCTGGGGTTGAGAGCCACCGCGTGTTGCGTGTTTGACGGCTGAGATGAgcggaggaggaagaagaggatgATAATCTGGAGAAATATGGTAATAATAAGCCATAGGCAATGGTTTACAGGGATTTGAGATTTGACTGAGCGCATGTTGTATTTGAGCTCAATGGCTTTGGTTAATTTTCTTTGAAGAACCATGTTCAGTAGCAGGGCATCTCTGGGAAAGAAACACGAAGCTTTGAATTAAGTGGAGTAGCTTTTTTGTTTAAGAAGGACGAGTACCATTGGCTAAATCTCCACCATACAACGGTggtctttttaaaaataaagaaaagaagagtacTATTGGCAAATAATCGAACCtctttataattaaattaaacgAGAAAAAATGCTCAATATTTCTCCTTTTGTGTTATGTCCGAGTGATGTTGTCTTTTGTGAGGATTAGCTGTCGGTGGTTCTATGTGTGGTCATAAACTTACGCATAGTATAATGGAGTAGTATATGTTTTCAtgtaatgaataaaaataaaaagtaaatataaaaatattatttaaaaaggtGCACAAAACATCATGATTGGAAAAAGTGTTGCATCCCAAAGAGTCTAATTTATAGACACTTTATCTTAATACAAATAGTAATGATTATTTTTACTGTTCGAACTCATAACATATAATAGCTTGTTTGGTCAAGctggagaaatcagcttattttgaaaaatgttttatccaaaagtacttttaacagaagcaatttgtgtttggctaatcactctgaaaaatacttttgaacaataatttgtgtttgaccaaacttttcagaaagtgcttttaattatttaattacgaataaggacatgaatatatttacttaatagttaatattataagaaaataaataatctcaaaaaattattattacaggcaataattaaatctttttattttatttaagtaaaatatgaaaataaaatttaaaagtacttatttcttttaatataagttaaatatatgaaaaatcatttaacaaatataaaagcattcaccgcTAAAGTCACTGTATATTAGAAagttatcctaaaaataataagaaatatgtatacattaatatcctaagtattaggtttaacggttattttgatatatactatattttgatatatactatattttgttaagggtattcttggtaagaagaaaagtcaaaactactTATGCTTCTACTTTTGggaagaaactacttttttctgcttctcagaaactgcttttgcttcttctcaaaagtatttttttcccccaaaaaacttggtcaaacatcTCAAGTTAGAAAAAAAGaagtgtttttgaaaaaaaaaatacttctgaCCTCttgaaaagcttgaccaaacatgctataagtcatacaaaaataattttacaatTACTCGTAGACTCCTTTCAAAAGTGAAACATTACTAGTGTGTTTGGTCTCGAACCTAGGGTCAGCAAGTGAGGCAATGGGTCTTGAACAAGACGCTAAACCAGTGCAGCAATGGGGCATGTAACAATAATATTTACTTAATTATAAGTATATGCTGACAATATAAAATATTTACACTATTAATTTACATTACTCTACGATACCAATTAGAGTAACTTGCTTTAGGTTATTAACTTTTActtataaataataatttatgatTATTTTTTAAGTAAACTGATTTTATAGAATAATTTTATACTAGCCGTGTATAAAATTTAAGCTTTAGCTGATGGTAAGCAGATCGATGAGTCAGACAATTTATTGTGGATGGCTAAAGGTGTAGTAATAATTTACTGGTTAATGGGACCAATATTTTTTGAGTGATAAAGCTAGTGCAACTGTGCAAGTTGGAAAAAGACACGTATAGCTGTATTAAATTATTTGTTAGGTATGGTTGGTACGTAATTGTTCAGATATAATAGACAGCAAGATTATTACTACAATAACTCGATTTAACTCTATGTTAATTACTAGTAGCTTTTGTACTATATGTTTGAATGACAGATAGGCAACCAGCTCATAGCTGTTTTTTTGGACCATTGTGACAAGCAACTGTATAAATCCTTTGCCTTTGGGTTTTGGGTTCGCACATGACTACTGACAGatctaaaatttaatatttaaggtttttaatattaattttaaattatttttaaagttatgaaattatatttattatttactataattttagtgaatttttacCGCGTTGAAAATTTTGGGTTTTAGATGAATCTGATAGTATACGTCCGCCCCTGCATACCTGGCGACAAACACGGTTTTAGCAAAATGTCTGATTATAGACTTATAGTTAAGTAAAAAACACTTCAGTATAACGTGTTCATACACGGTTTTCCAATTACATGAGTTTCTCGTTAGTTGTCGGACATAAAAAAATGTTGTAGAAAATAGGTGCGACCATTCATGTGCCGACATGATTCCACATTTTCACTACCACTCTGCCAATTTCTACCTTCTtccttgaaaaagaaaaaatatatattttagccactttaaaaaataatatcCCTTCCATTTCAAAAATATTGTATAGTTTGAGTTgacaaaaaatttaataaaaaagaaaagagttttcAGATATGTGGTTTTAAGTAAGCCAAATATTTATATGgctataaaatttttaaaatttatggttTGAAACATGTCATATCACTTGTATGACTATAAATGGTTCTTATTAATGAAGTATTGAAAGGTCTCGATCTTTTTGAAACGGACTAATAAGAAAATAGTGTCAATTTTTTTGAGACagagaaaataatatatatatatatatatatatatatatatatatatatatatttttttttttcagcCGACCAGCATATATTTTGCCCAAGAAAGAAAAACGAACAAAATTAAACGAATACCGATTCGGTTATATTTTTAAACGCAAAGACGGTGCCTTTAAATTAAATTGCTTATTGTGTTTAGAACAAAATAACTCCGACACAGATTAAATAAGTGTTTAGCTGTGATCATTTGATTGGCTAATTAATGTCTACATGCATCTCGATTTGAGGCATTGTCTGTTTTCACAAATATCATAATCCATGGATTCCTGTGATAATTTGGTCTCCAAATCAAATCAATAGAATATTAATTTGTGAAGAAAACTCAAAAGAACAAAATCAAATTCCAAACCTTTAAAATTCTAAGCAGCCAGGTGGCTTTTATCCTAGATTACCATTGAGATCTACTGGATTATTAAGTACTGGACTGGATCCATACCTGGGTTTTACAAAGTATTGGGCTCAGGCTATAAATAGGtattatttaagaaaaatttcaagaatcgtgttttaaaaggcgtgggcgtaagggggagcgttttacatatgcctcagtgGGGCGTAAGTCTCGAGGTGCGGgacgtaagccccataggtatttaatttttaatattttataaaataatataatgacagttaatatttataaacagataaaattgcataaaaattgaattaTATATGTGCTCCATacccacaaaaaactaatcaaaacaatctattatacgttacttacaagcacaaataatttgagtctaaaagaataaagttttctatatggaggaacaaaaaggatgattaacctgcaatttgaactttgaatttgctgatatgaagaaaaatgtagttctctttgtatttgtaaaaaaaattaaatattcgttgcttttgggagatattagcagactagcggacaagataaaaaattagaaaaaccatgaattatggcttaaatcaataaaaaaaagtctttacttttaaatttaatactttaagttccttttaaaccttttgagtaattaccaaactgacttttgagaatttgggtattatatgaaggactaattcaacaaattttattttaatttgaaaaagtatctggggcttactccttactaaaaaaacacgccccgaacgcccgggcgtacgccccaaattgcgaggcgtacgcctcttgagactttcgccccacaccatcgtcCCGGGACGTTTTTAGTACGCCTCGCCCCGGGGCTCGCCccagaaacgccttttaaaacagaggAATCTAGCAACAATAGTTATTTTACATTCGTGTCAACTAAATAAATATATTGCACAGCAGAAAATCATTCAATCCCATTAAATAGGGATGCTAGTTAATAATCCCTAAAAAcaagcaaaaataaaaagaaagatgaTAACGTTCATCCAAAAATAAAACTCCCTACCAAATTCCACTAAAATAGACATATTAATTAATGATACAGAAGTCTTACCAATCACAAATAAATTACAGCACTTGCTTCTCTTCTTGAATTAAAATATACATTAAGTCAATGTGTTCTCTTTAataatattttcattaatgtttCATTAAAACacatgtataattaataatatgtataATATTGGAAGAAATCATGTATGTTGACCATAAACATCCTTAtattctgaaaaatataaaatatatatatttagtaaaaatatataaGGTATATATATATGGTATACATAcgttataaattatttatatgttTGGTACAATAAAAATCTTATATGATTATACAACAATAAacatgtataattaataatacgGTATGTTCTTAGAAAGATCAATGCATGGATGTTGCTTCGGTtaaagtgatatatatatatatatatatatatatatatatatatatatatatatatattttattttttctaaaattttgagattcaaaccaaaatcacaaggaaatataaaataaaaatcgaTCAAATTGACAGATTAATGGATgggtaaaaattaaaagaaggattttgatacTTGGAAAGGCAATAGAAAAAAGCAGCGAAGAGGTTGGAAATCCAAAGGAGGAGAGTCAATGGTAGAGTGATATGAGATACAAAGAGAAATAATATATTAAGAATTTAAACATAATCCTTTATTTTCATGAAGAGTTAGAGAATAAATGAGTTACTATTAAATACTAGTATTTTATTCAAATATGCTACATTTGTAATAGAATCTGCTATTATTGGAATAATAATTCAAATATGGTAACACTAATATAAATACTACGTATATAAAAGTTCTACCATATAAAAATCTCTTTGTTTTTGTTTGGACTTCTCATTTGAGCTCAACCAGTCTGATTATTCATTGGGCCTACTAGAAGAAAAtgacaagatttaagaaaaagaaaaaaagagaaactgCGTGGTATACCACTAGAAACATCAACATCatatacaattaaaatatttacctTTTCATGTATACctattttataaatttattttatcCATGTATACctactttatatattttttgatcatgtatactgtcacgacccgaaattcccacattcgggaccgtgatggcgcataacatttcacttgctagacaagccaacgttagaataatcttaaccatttttaaataatttaaattaaacataagtcaattactgaaataaaatgCGGAAGACCATAACTACCGAATCATCAAAATGCATTCccgaatttggtgtcacaagtacacgagctactaggataatacaaataatggcctgaataaaattcaagttgtttgaaagatagaacacagctaagataagatagaaggggacttcagaactgcggacgatatgcagttatacctcaagtctcctctgggtagctgaatccgagcaactctatggtacgccgcttggaccaactccaaaatctgcacaagaagtgcagagtgtagtatgagtacaactgaccccatgtactccgtaagtgtcgagcctaacctcgacgaagtagcgacgaggctatgacaagacgcgtacgtaaacaacatgtacaagtatatacaaatatgaagcaacaataacacaataaataacaatttataaatttgggagggaacatgcgaagggggaTGATATAGAGTTTTCAGCAGGAGAAGTGTCAGgtagcagccaattaattcatcaacaataaaatgagcagctgataatatgaaaatggcacggcaccacccttcgtgcttttactctcattcctcccataatttggtaaataaataataataattggcacggcatcacccttcgtgctttaactctcttttggGCATGGCATcctccttcgtgctttaactctcttctcgtacggcatcacccttcgtgcttttatactctttaaaaatggcacggcatcacccttcgtgctttaactcccTTCCTCACTtcataattcaataaataataatgtgaaattggcacggcatcacccttcgtacttttacactcttccttaccatgaaaataataatataaattcgaaAGAGTATTTAAATATGGGGATatatacttatcaatcaattcaataccagaataccgacttcaccttccaaaatattcaacaataagtaaactagcaataatctcatgaaaatgatcaaataaacaGTAATAccttaagcaggaatatcttaattaaatagacaATTATTCACAGTAAATaaattccacccgcatgctttgactcaaccacaatgcataagtactcatcacctcacatatacgttgtaccccgcacattaaatcacatagcaaatagacaaataagtcctactccctcaagtcaaggttaaccacgatacttatctcaatttgcaaccaaattcaagattccaataaacctttgcctcgcgaattcatgtccgaaatcctcaaatctagtcataaacaaatatactcaatacaaatcgtaggaattgattccatatgaatttactaattttttagattaaaatctaaaatttattttaaaaatcgaaAGTGGGACCCATATTTCGAATCCCGGAAAAACTCTCGAAATCAGAACCCCCGTTCCGAgacgaatccaaccatacaaaaattatcaaattccgatgtcaaatggaacTTCAAATCCTAaactttcgtttttggaaagttttacaacaattctaatttcttccatctaaatccgaaataaacgatgaatataaacatggattaatgaaatataattaatttagagtatagaacacttacccaagtcaaagtcgtgaaaaatccctttgaaattgcccaaatccgagactcaaaactcaaaaatgagtaaacatGGCTAACTCTCAATTTTATGGGTTCTGTCCAggctttttcgcatttgcgggcaCAAGTGCTGCATCTgcgagatcgcatttgcgatacaaatctcgcatttgtgaagtgAGGCTTCCAGGAAAaaatccgcatttgcggacttcaatgtcgcacctgcgacatcgcagaagcgaccaaatGATCGCAGAAACGGTCTCTTCCGCAGAAGCGCTTGGGCCTTCGCAGAAGCGGTCGCGCATCTGTGCCTCATTTCTCCACAGAAGCGAAGGAGATGGCTAGTGCCCAGGTCGCAGAAGCGATCAGCCACCCGCAGAAGCGGCTACACATCTGCGACTccttcttcgcaggtgcgaaacaccagaaccagacttgcatatttttacaaaaatgatctgaaacacgtccgaaactcacccgagccactcaggACCTCatccaattataccaaccagtccGTAACATactacggacttactcggggtttcaaatcacatcaaataacatcaaaattataaggcacacctcgattcagacttttgattttttaaacttttcacttagcaaaactcgtgccaaaacatattaaacgaatccggaataacttcaaatttggcatacaagttataaatgacataacagagctatttcaATTTTCGGAATCTCAATTCGagtccgatatcaataaagtcaaatccgtggtcaaactttggaaacctttagcctttagatttctacttttcgttaaatggcgataatttgagctaggggcctccgaatttaatttcgggcatatgcccaagtcccaaatcacaatacgaacctattgaaactatCAAATTACTGATCCGGGgccatttactcaaaatattgatcgaagtcaactcagttgagttttaaagctctatttcacattttaatcaatttttcatataaaaactttccgaaaaattatttggaccgcgtacgcaagtcgaggaatgataaatagtgttaTTTTAGGTCTTAGAATAgagaaatgaatgtttaaattaaagatgacagtTTTGGGTCAtcgcattctccacctctaaaacaaacattcgtcctcgaacggaattagaaaaatacctgagctggtgaaaagatgtagatatctactccgcatgtccgactcggaatcccaggtagatgcttctaccggctgaactctccattgcacccgaactgaaggataactcttagacctcaactgtcggacttgctgggctagaatagctaccggctcctcttcataagtcaaatctttgtccaattggactgagctgaaatctaatacatgagacggatcactatgatatttccagagcatagacacatggaacaccggatgaactactgataaactaggtggtagtgctagcctgtaggctacttcacccaccctttcaagaatttcaaagggtccaatatacctagggctcaacttgcccttctttccgaatctcattacacctttcataggtgaaacccggagcaatactctttctccaaccatgaatgaaatatcacgaactttacggtcgacataactcttttgcctagactgagctgtgcgaagttgatcctgaataatcttgaccttatccaaggc is drawn from Nicotiana tabacum cultivar K326 chromosome 22, ASM71507v2, whole genome shotgun sequence and contains these coding sequences:
- the LOC142176347 gene encoding xyloglucan galactosyltransferase XLT2-like, which gives rise to MVLQRKLTKAIELKYNMRSVKSQIPVNHCLWLIITIFLQIIILFFLLRSSQPSNTQHAVALNPSDCQSGYVYVYDLPPAFNKELIDQCHESDRGCGAVSNGGFGTKATGLEHVVPRNLTPAWYWTDMYSAEVIFHNRMLSHKCRTLDPEKAKGFYIPFYAGLDIGKFLFNYSAKDRDRKSEMLLDWLKEQPTFTRNKGVDHFIMLSRLTWDFRRLTDNDADWGSKLLHMPLMRHVFRLSVEKHQNDNLEESVPYPTAFHPRSESDIIQWQNYIRSYKRTKLFSFVGAKREKIKNDFRGVLMDYCKSEEDYCGAVDCATGICSDGATAIMETFLGSDFCLQPRGDGLTRRSMFDCMLAGSIPVYFWKGTFKGQYEWHLPWMPESYTVFIDNRDVRATNGSLILKVLESFHKDKVKEMRETLINLLPKFVYARSGEDLGSVKDAFDISIDRVLKRLEIGRNQLLTQNQAYFES